The following are encoded in a window of Desulfovibrio oxyclinae DSM 11498 genomic DNA:
- a CDS encoding DUF47 domain-containing protein, giving the protein MYLRLPFFGLLARRDPMDGLVEHYDKIAECIGAIDDSLECYVSGGVCREFKELKNAIDKIENHADKIKRNIRNHLPKGLYMAVDKTLFLNYTKFQDNILDAAQDALHWLGMRPVDVPTDMQKDLINLLDSVRTATELLGPALKATIDLVYGETIDREGTKETYRKVRKERESIRRSTNELVKKIYNSDDMEFKDIYQLIHFCECLGDMGHSCENCVDTLRNMIAR; this is encoded by the coding sequence ATGTACCTGAGACTGCCTTTCTTCGGGCTGCTTGCCCGGCGAGACCCCATGGACGGCCTTGTCGAACACTACGACAAGATAGCCGAATGCATCGGTGCGATCGACGACTCCCTTGAATGCTACGTTTCCGGCGGCGTGTGCCGCGAATTCAAGGAGCTCAAGAATGCCATCGATAAAATCGAGAACCACGCGGACAAAATCAAACGCAACATCCGCAACCACCTTCCCAAAGGCCTTTACATGGCCGTGGATAAGACCCTCTTTCTGAACTACACCAAGTTTCAGGACAACATCCTCGATGCCGCGCAGGACGCCCTGCACTGGCTCGGCATGCGCCCCGTGGACGTGCCCACGGACATGCAAAAGGACCTCATCAACCTGCTCGACAGCGTGCGGACCGCCACCGAACTCCTCGGCCCCGCCCTCAAGGCGACCATCGACCTCGTCTATGGCGAGACCATCGACCGCGAAGGCACCAAGGAGACCTACCGCAAAGTCCGCAAGGAACGCGAAAGCATCCGCAGGAGTACCAACGAACTGGTCAAAAAGATCTACAACTCCGACGATATGGAGTTCAAGGACATCTACCAGCTCATCCACTTCTGCGAATGCCTCGGCGACATGGGTCACAGCTGCGAAAACTGCGTGGACACCCTGCGCAACATGATCGCCCGCTAA
- a CDS encoding inorganic phosphate transporter codes for MDIYDVFFYLSLGAGFMMAFNLGANDVANSMASAVGAKAISVRQAVFIAGILNFVGAVFLGSHVTATVSKGIINPASISDPKIIMIGMFAALLAAGIWVLIATLTSLPVSSTHSIVGAIMGFGMVAGGADVVNWLKMGGIVLSWIISPFFASAIGYFVFTSIRKKILYKKHFIQQAKKWAPFWIALTVALIMLSFLYKTPVGKDLNLPWAVSLLIAAGVAGAVYCLAWWIVSRLVRDAEEGPETVETVFRKMQVGTSCYVALSQGANDVANAIGPVAAIYLISREHQLLAQADVPMSMLILGGVGIAVGIGLLGHKVMATVGGRITQLTNTRGFAVDFGAASTVLVASNMGLPVSTTHAAVGAVVGVGMARGFRAVDFRVLGKIVLYWVLTVPIAAVTSIVIFELLKAICY; via the coding sequence ATGGACATTTACGACGTATTCTTTTACCTGTCGCTGGGCGCCGGATTCATGATGGCATTCAACCTCGGCGCCAACGACGTTGCCAACTCCATGGCATCCGCCGTGGGCGCCAAGGCCATCTCGGTGCGGCAGGCGGTCTTCATCGCCGGTATTCTCAACTTCGTCGGTGCCGTATTCCTCGGCTCCCACGTGACCGCCACCGTATCCAAGGGGATCATCAACCCCGCATCCATATCCGACCCCAAAATCATCATGATAGGCATGTTCGCCGCGCTGCTTGCCGCAGGGATATGGGTGCTCATAGCCACACTCACCTCGCTACCGGTCTCATCGACACACTCGATAGTCGGAGCCATCATGGGCTTCGGCATGGTGGCCGGCGGCGCGGACGTGGTGAACTGGCTCAAGATGGGCGGCATCGTGCTCTCCTGGATCATCTCGCCCTTCTTCGCATCCGCCATAGGCTATTTCGTCTTCACCAGCATACGAAAGAAAATACTCTACAAGAAACACTTCATTCAGCAGGCCAAGAAATGGGCTCCCTTCTGGATCGCCCTCACCGTGGCGCTGATCATGCTCTCGTTTCTCTACAAGACGCCGGTGGGCAAGGACCTCAACCTGCCCTGGGCCGTCTCCCTGCTCATTGCCGCCGGTGTGGCGGGCGCCGTGTATTGCCTGGCATGGTGGATCGTGTCCCGGCTGGTTCGCGACGCCGAGGAAGGCCCCGAAACGGTCGAGACCGTCTTCCGCAAGATGCAGGTCGGTACTTCCTGTTACGTGGCCCTCTCGCAGGGTGCCAACGACGTCGCCAACGCCATCGGCCCCGTGGCCGCCATCTACCTCATCTCCCGCGAGCATCAGCTTCTCGCCCAGGCCGACGTGCCCATGAGCATGCTCATCCTCGGCGGCGTCGGCATCGCCGTGGGTATCGGACTGCTCGGCCACAAGGTCATGGCCACTGTGGGCGGGCGCATCACTCAGCTCACCAACACCCGCGGTTTTGCCGTGGACTTCGGCGCAGCCAGCACCGTGCTGGTGGCCTCCAACATGGGACTACCCGTCTCCACCACCCATGCCGCCGTCGGCGCGGTGGTCGGCGTGGGCATGGCCCGCGGTTTCCGTGCAGTTGACTTCCGCGTGCTCGGCAAAATCGTGCTCTACTGGGTGCTCACGGTTCCCATAGCCGCCGTGACCTCCATTGTTATCTTTGAATTGTTAAAGGCCATATGCTATTAG
- a CDS encoding HAMP domain-containing sensor histidine kinase: protein MILKSFRMRVLLWGGALLLAAMGVVFYYSTTLVGSDLIEDTEERSWRQLQTVRWLALDHRPFQSRLEFDEWITQLGSRLGVRITYIHDGKVLADSEVPFNALDGLEDHGHRPEVLNALHAGKGMDRRRSATLDQEMMYVAWNMPATGGLPAGVLRVATPFSQVRERVGDLRENFFWLMLLTMVAAAGLAALLSRVMSGSIKAFSDLARQIGDGNYSKRIRVIPGGEFYPLAQSVNAMAKKIERHIRTIEDQKGQLRAMFEGMTEGVMTLDAQGRVESYNSALDGMISMPATARGRTPIEVTRRYEVQNLVDSLLSDTATEEDMEPRVIDLLDNRVVEVSAVPYTDHDGGRKIILVFHDITAMKRSEKALKDFVANASHQLRTPLTSIKGYSETLLDSPPKDFEGARGFLEIIVKNANHMSQVISSMLALAKSEQVGKAFRMNAVSGHDALAQAVVDVTPLASDKDVTIRTEVEEGDLAVMGDEEGLLHVFHNLIQNAVKFSPEGGEIRVFASRSDGKVRFCVEDQGPGVAKEHSDKVFERFYRVDENTIDGQGGAGLGLAICRRIVRNFGGDIWHDGAGRDGSGARFCFSLDAAEKN from the coding sequence ATGATACTTAAATCCTTCCGGATGCGGGTCCTTCTTTGGGGTGGGGCCCTGCTGTTGGCGGCCATGGGAGTGGTCTTCTACTACAGCACCACCCTTGTCGGCTCCGACCTCATCGAGGATACCGAAGAGCGTTCGTGGCGGCAGTTGCAGACCGTGCGCTGGCTTGCGCTCGATCACCGCCCTTTCCAGTCCCGCCTCGAATTCGACGAATGGATCACGCAGCTCGGCAGTCGGCTGGGCGTCCGCATCACCTACATTCACGACGGCAAGGTACTTGCCGACTCCGAAGTACCCTTCAACGCCCTCGACGGGCTGGAAGACCACGGACACCGGCCTGAAGTGCTCAACGCCCTGCACGCGGGCAAAGGCATGGACCGTCGCCGTTCCGCCACGCTGGATCAGGAAATGATGTACGTGGCCTGGAACATGCCCGCCACCGGCGGCCTGCCCGCCGGGGTGCTGCGCGTCGCCACCCCGTTTTCTCAGGTCCGGGAGCGCGTGGGCGACCTCAGGGAAAACTTTTTCTGGCTCATGCTGCTGACCATGGTGGCCGCAGCGGGCCTCGCGGCCCTGCTCTCTCGCGTCATGAGCGGCTCCATCAAGGCATTCTCCGACCTGGCCAGGCAAATCGGCGACGGAAACTATTCCAAACGCATCCGAGTCATCCCCGGTGGCGAGTTCTACCCGCTGGCCCAATCGGTCAACGCCATGGCCAAGAAGATCGAGCGGCACATCCGCACCATCGAAGACCAGAAGGGCCAGCTGCGGGCCATGTTCGAAGGCATGACCGAAGGCGTCATGACCCTCGACGCACAGGGCCGCGTGGAGTCCTACAACTCCGCACTGGACGGCATGATCTCCATGCCCGCCACCGCACGCGGCCGCACCCCCATCGAAGTGACGCGCCGCTACGAGGTCCAGAACCTCGTGGACAGCCTGCTCTCTGACACCGCCACCGAAGAGGACATGGAGCCAAGGGTCATAGACCTGCTCGACAATCGCGTGGTGGAAGTCAGCGCCGTGCCGTACACGGATCACGACGGTGGCCGCAAGATCATCCTCGTCTTCCACGACATCACCGCCATGAAGCGCTCGGAAAAAGCCCTCAAGGACTTCGTGGCCAACGCATCGCATCAGCTGCGCACACCGCTGACCAGCATCAAGGGCTACTCGGAAACGCTGCTGGACAGCCCGCCCAAGGACTTCGAAGGTGCACGCGGCTTTCTCGAAATCATCGTCAAAAACGCCAACCATATGAGTCAGGTCATCTCCAGTATGCTGGCACTGGCCAAATCCGAGCAGGTAGGCAAGGCGTTTCGCATGAACGCGGTCTCGGGACACGACGCTCTTGCACAGGCCGTGGTTGACGTGACCCCGCTGGCCTCGGATAAGGACGTGACCATCCGGACCGAAGTCGAAGAAGGCGACCTCGCGGTCATGGGTGACGAAGAAGGGCTGCTGCACGTCTTCCACAATCTCATCCAGAACGCGGTCAAGTTCAGCCCGGAGGGCGGCGAGATCCGCGTCTTCGCCAGCAGATCCGACGGCAAGGTCCGCTTCTGCGTCGAAGACCAGGGTCCGGGGGTCGCCAAGGAACACAGCGACAAGGTGTTCGAACGTTTCTACAGAGTGGACGAGAACACCATAGACGGTCAGGGCGGAGCAGGACTCGGCCTGGCCATATGCCGTCGGATAGTCAGGAATTTCGGCGGTGACATTTGGCATGACGGAGCGGGAAGGGACGGCAGCGGAGCGAGGTTCTGCTTCAGTCTCGACGCCGCCGAAAAAAACTAA
- a CDS encoding cytochrome P460 family protein encodes MKQVLLGIILLLAVTAAAMAGSATSPDAEALWKRIAIDDPYTQWGQFPDHEGMQEGNAPHGQWHEVYINDQTGIPGHPKGDGSVIVKENYGAEKTLKAITVMYKVEGYNPAAGDWFWAKYGPKGEVLVSGRPNGCIACHTASRDNDFIMVSEH; translated from the coding sequence ATGAAACAGGTTCTGCTCGGCATTATCCTGCTCCTTGCGGTGACGGCCGCGGCCATGGCGGGAAGCGCCACCAGCCCCGACGCGGAAGCGCTCTGGAAACGCATCGCCATCGACGATCCCTACACGCAGTGGGGCCAGTTCCCCGACCACGAGGGAATGCAGGAAGGCAATGCCCCCCACGGTCAGTGGCACGAGGTCTACATCAACGATCAGACCGGAATCCCCGGACATCCAAAGGGGGACGGCTCCGTCATCGTCAAGGAGAACTACGGCGCTGAGAAAACCCTCAAGGCCATCACCGTCATGTACAAGGTGGAGGGCTACAACCCCGCGGCCGGCGACTGGTTCTGGGCGAAGTACGGCCCCAAGGGCGAGGTCTTGGTATCCGGGCGACCCAACGGCTGCATCGCCTGTCACACCGCCTCGCGTGACAATGACTTCATCATGGTCTCGGAGCACTGA
- a CDS encoding bactofilin family protein, which translates to MGFFSKSSAQGDSSELNAFLGVGTEYRGKLHFVGTVRIDGIFQGEISTEGTLVLGPEAYIQGVVNVGDLASSGKIEGDVFVGGRTILQKGSRLSGSLSTPTLVMEKGAFLEGEIAMTSGKQAEVKATSTVQALGAPEEDELADQGDLG; encoded by the coding sequence ATGGGCTTTTTCAGCAAATCATCCGCACAGGGCGACTCGTCGGAACTCAACGCCTTCCTCGGCGTAGGTACCGAATACCGCGGGAAGCTGCACTTCGTGGGCACGGTCCGTATTGACGGCATATTTCAGGGCGAGATATCCACGGAAGGCACGCTGGTCCTCGGACCCGAGGCATATATCCAGGGGGTCGTCAATGTGGGCGATCTCGCATCAAGCGGCAAGATCGAAGGCGACGTGTTCGTCGGCGGCAGGACCATTCTCCAGAAAGGGTCCCGCTTGAGCGGCAGCCTCTCCACGCCGACCCTTGTCATGGAAAAGGGCGCCTTCCTTGAAGGCGAGATCGCCATGACCTCGGGAAAGCAGGCGGAAGTGAAAGCCACTTCCACCGTGCAGGCGCTCGGCGCCCCTGAAGAGGACGAGCTTGCCGACCAGGGCGACCTCGGTTAA
- a CDS encoding cyclic nucleotide-binding domain-containing protein, translating into MMTERKIQNVKTYHKGQVIFQEGQQGTYAYMIKKGSVTLYRTVDNRKVVLDRLGKGEIFGEMGALAEQARSASAEAAEYCELMVLTRQQVTGMLDRSPKTIKHLVNLLLKRLRKANSAGGTRTGTDTFLAICRILEMSWATHSNLPPAQAKRIPNYNMGLPIRELARTCKTVLLTTEAELQQVLEKLRTLKIIEINATGTGKAFSDRYVRITSPDTFLEVAGNLAKQLGPEAACSDLEFMDIFDFAEAVNASPEVIYKKMAAGEIPESLFLFHKANTMAWAEQQEEGFFKKVKRKRKKIEDLEDVNDIVFVDNATLKDVFAKLGYYKLGILMSVAEEDARKKIVTNLARKIAAIVQEEADNRESVDEAEAQDVQDELISLVKAAKGVSQ; encoded by the coding sequence ATGATGACCGAGAGAAAGATTCAGAACGTCAAGACGTACCACAAGGGGCAGGTCATTTTTCAGGAGGGCCAGCAGGGTACCTATGCCTATATGATAAAGAAAGGCTCGGTAACCCTGTACCGGACAGTGGACAACCGGAAGGTGGTGCTGGACCGTCTGGGCAAAGGCGAGATATTCGGCGAAATGGGCGCGCTTGCGGAGCAGGCCCGCTCGGCCAGTGCCGAGGCTGCGGAGTACTGCGAGCTGATGGTCCTCACCCGGCAGCAGGTCACGGGCATGCTCGACCGAAGCCCCAAGACCATCAAGCATCTGGTGAACCTGCTGCTCAAGCGGTTGCGCAAGGCCAACAGCGCAGGCGGCACCAGAACCGGCACCGACACCTTTCTGGCGATCTGCAGGATTCTCGAAATGTCCTGGGCCACGCACAGCAACCTGCCTCCGGCGCAGGCCAAGCGCATCCCCAACTACAACATGGGGTTGCCGATCCGCGAACTCGCCCGCACCTGCAAGACCGTGCTGCTCACCACCGAGGCCGAGCTGCAGCAGGTGCTGGAAAAGCTGCGAACCCTCAAGATCATCGAAATCAACGCCACGGGCACGGGCAAGGCTTTTTCGGACCGCTACGTGCGCATCACCTCGCCGGACACCTTTCTCGAAGTTGCCGGAAACCTCGCCAAACAGCTCGGCCCCGAGGCCGCCTGTTCGGACCTTGAGTTCATGGACATCTTCGACTTTGCCGAAGCCGTGAACGCCTCGCCCGAGGTGATTTACAAGAAGATGGCCGCAGGGGAAATTCCCGAATCGCTGTTTTTGTTTCATAAAGCCAACACCATGGCCTGGGCGGAACAGCAGGAGGAAGGGTTCTTCAAGAAGGTCAAGCGCAAGCGCAAGAAGATCGAGGATCTGGAAGACGTCAACGACATCGTGTTCGTGGACAACGCCACCCTCAAGGACGTGTTCGCCAAGCTCGGCTACTACAAGCTGGGCATCCTCATGAGCGTGGCGGAAGAGGACGCGCGCAAGAAGATCGTGACCAACCTCGCCCGCAAGATCGCGGCAATCGTTCAGGAAGAGGCGGATAACCGCGAGAGCGTGGACGAGGCCGAGGCGCAGGACGTGCAGGATGAGCTGATTTCGCTCGTCAAGGCCGCAAAGGGGGTCTCCCAGTAG
- a CDS encoding motility protein A: MNVATIFGIITGIAVLCGATWVATDSVEVFINLPGLAIVLGGTIAATFICYPLKEVMRVFGLFMTAFRAEELPIGNYIKVLVQISKDSSYKGEEYLERSIKKIENEFLRDGLQMLVDGYSRDELKEILDTRIQQYHEQEIYATGIYRTMATLSPAFGIIGTLIGLIAMMQGLGGDITRIGPAMATALTTTLYGVLFANLLYLPIATKVERRVEERTILMNVIRDGILFIKEKTPPAIVMDKLKGYLPPRKWSSVSAR; this comes from the coding sequence GTGAACGTCGCAACCATTTTCGGCATCATCACCGGCATCGCCGTACTCTGCGGCGCCACGTGGGTCGCCACCGACTCGGTGGAGGTGTTCATCAACCTTCCCGGGCTGGCCATCGTGCTGGGCGGCACCATCGCGGCCACCTTCATCTGCTATCCGCTCAAGGAGGTCATGCGGGTCTTCGGCCTGTTCATGACCGCTTTCCGGGCGGAGGAGCTGCCCATCGGCAACTACATCAAGGTGCTGGTGCAGATTTCCAAGGATTCTTCGTACAAGGGCGAGGAATATCTGGAGCGATCCATCAAGAAGATCGAGAACGAATTTCTGCGCGACGGACTCCAGATGCTGGTGGACGGCTACAGCCGCGACGAACTCAAGGAGATTCTCGACACGCGCATCCAACAGTACCACGAGCAGGAGATATACGCCACGGGCATTTATCGGACCATGGCCACCCTCTCGCCCGCCTTCGGCATCATCGGCACCCTCATTGGACTCATTGCCATGATGCAGGGGCTCGGCGGAGACATCACCCGCATCGGCCCGGCCATGGCCACGGCGCTGACCACCACGCTCTACGGCGTACTCTTCGCCAACCTGCTCTACCTGCCCATCGCCACCAAGGTGGAACGCCGGGTGGAGGAGCGCACCATCCTCATGAACGTCATCCGCGACGGCATCCTTTTCATCAAGGAAAAGACGCCGCCCGCCATCGTCATGGACAAGCTCAAGGGCTACCTGCCGCCGCGCAAGTGGTCATCCGTGAGCGCACGCTAG
- a CDS encoding OmpA/MotB family protein gives MNPLPPRKKNRGPDNSTWALSFADMMMLLMCFFVVMLGIAKVDQGRYEAVSDILAEAMKGKAAPSRAMEGDPQSSRFPVEGRKKNLFALQLELAKLIDQDAETVSLRMRPDAVAISLPSTVFFRIGEAGLTARAREILSRIVAPLTGHGYRLTIEGHTDDIPIRSARYPSNWELSSARAASVARYFIGEGFPRDEIEIKGLADTEPLVPNRDESGNPIVENQSRNRRVTILVRPAPTA, from the coding sequence GTGAATCCGCTGCCGCCGCGCAAGAAGAACCGAGGACCGGACAACAGCACATGGGCGTTGTCGTTCGCGGACATGATGATGCTTCTCATGTGCTTCTTCGTGGTCATGCTGGGCATCGCCAAGGTGGATCAGGGCCGGTACGAGGCGGTCTCCGACATTCTTGCGGAAGCCATGAAGGGCAAGGCCGCGCCGAGCCGCGCCATGGAAGGCGACCCCCAATCCAGCCGGTTCCCGGTGGAAGGCAGGAAGAAGAACCTTTTTGCATTGCAGCTGGAACTCGCCAAGCTCATTGATCAGGATGCGGAAACGGTCTCCCTTCGCATGCGTCCCGATGCGGTGGCCATCAGCCTGCCGTCCACGGTGTTCTTCCGCATCGGCGAGGCCGGGCTGACGGCCCGCGCCCGTGAAATCCTGTCGCGCATCGTCGCGCCGCTGACAGGACACGGCTACCGGCTGACCATCGAAGGTCACACCGACGACATCCCCATCCGGTCGGCGCGCTATCCGTCGAACTGGGAGCTCTCCTCTGCGCGTGCCGCTTCAGTGGCGCGTTATTTCATCGGCGAAGGGTTCCCCAGAGATGAAATTGAGATCAAGGGTCTTGCGGATACGGAGCCGCTTGTTCCCAATCGCGACGAGAGCGGCAATCCCATTGTGGAGAACCAGTCCCGCAACCGTCGCGTGACCATTCTTGTCCGTCCGGCGCCGACAGCCTGA
- a CDS encoding DMT family transporter, giving the protein MGSLALGAVVISFAAVFVTTAGISADASAFYRMLFGGVTMVGLLAAKGRLGTLKTVLPASLTAAFFLTGDFLCWHRAILAVGPGLATMLGNLQAVFIAVFSVIILGERPGIRFGGALILALGGVYLTVGPQWDLGGEAFQKGVLYGVATGLFYAAYILSLKRLVARTGDALASVAAITLWTAAACGAANLIGGGSFALPDMAAWSSMLSLGILCQCGGWLLISRGLDSVRASLAGLVLLLQPVLSFLWDILFFGKPVNPVELSGVALALCGIYLGSLQRQPKARDLPGA; this is encoded by the coding sequence ATGGGCTCGCTCGCACTCGGTGCGGTGGTCATCAGCTTCGCCGCCGTCTTCGTCACAACCGCCGGCATCTCGGCGGACGCTTCGGCGTTCTATCGAATGCTCTTCGGCGGCGTCACCATGGTCGGCCTGCTGGCGGCCAAGGGAAGACTCGGCACGCTCAAGACCGTCCTGCCCGCATCGCTGACTGCGGCATTCTTTCTGACAGGCGACTTTCTCTGCTGGCACCGGGCCATCCTCGCGGTGGGGCCGGGGCTGGCAACCATGCTGGGCAACCTTCAGGCCGTCTTCATCGCCGTGTTTTCCGTGATCATCCTCGGCGAGCGTCCCGGCATCCGATTCGGGGGTGCACTGATTCTCGCCCTCGGCGGCGTCTATCTCACCGTCGGCCCGCAATGGGACCTCGGCGGCGAGGCCTTCCAAAAAGGAGTGCTGTACGGTGTGGCGACGGGACTGTTCTACGCTGCCTACATCCTGTCCCTGAAACGGCTCGTGGCCCGCACCGGGGACGCACTCGCCAGTGTGGCCGCCATCACCCTGTGGACCGCCGCAGCCTGCGGAGCGGCCAACCTGATCGGCGGCGGCTCCTTCGCTCTGCCGGACATGGCCGCGTGGTCGTCCATGCTTTCACTGGGCATCCTCTGCCAGTGCGGCGGCTGGCTGCTCATCAGCCGGGGGCTGGACTCAGTGCGCGCCTCGCTTGCCGGGCTAGTGCTGCTGCTTCAGCCCGTGCTCTCGTTTCTGTGGGATATTCTCTTCTTCGGAAAGCCGGTGAACCCGGTGGAACTCTCAGGGGTGGCGCTGGCGCTCTGCGGCATCTACCTCGGCTCCCTGCAACGGCAACCGAAGGCCCGCGACCTGCCGGGCGCATGA
- the sfsA gene encoding DNA/RNA nuclease SfsA, producing the protein MTTAFLPYPEGCIRAEFIERRKRFTVNAQRADGPVAAHTNNTGSMMGLLREGRTILLSPAANPARKLKWTLEAVEFDDFWVGVNTSTPNRMVRAAFEAGQLPDTEGYTTFRSEAKTGNSRLDARIEGPRGVLWVECKNVTMVEDCRACFPDAATERGRKHLHELMTLAERGDRVALFFLVQRPDGDCFGPADFIDPEYADLLAKALDKGVEAWPFEAEVSMDGIRLGRRLPVAI; encoded by the coding sequence ATGACGACTGCCTTTCTGCCATATCCCGAAGGGTGCATTCGGGCCGAGTTCATCGAACGCCGCAAACGGTTCACGGTGAACGCGCAGCGGGCCGACGGGCCTGTCGCCGCCCACACCAACAACACCGGCTCCATGATGGGGCTGCTTCGGGAAGGCAGAACCATTCTCCTCTCCCCTGCCGCCAATCCGGCCAGAAAGCTCAAGTGGACGCTTGAAGCCGTAGAGTTTGACGATTTCTGGGTCGGCGTCAACACCTCCACCCCCAACAGAATGGTCCGCGCGGCGTTTGAGGCCGGGCAGCTGCCGGACACCGAAGGCTACACGACGTTCAGGAGCGAGGCCAAGACCGGCAACAGCCGTCTGGACGCCCGCATCGAAGGCCCCCGCGGAGTGTTGTGGGTGGAGTGCAAAAACGTCACCATGGTGGAGGACTGCCGCGCCTGCTTTCCGGACGCCGCCACGGAACGCGGCAGGAAGCACCTGCACGAACTCATGACCCTCGCCGAGCGCGGTGATCGCGTCGCCCTGTTCTTTCTCGTGCAGCGGCCCGACGGCGACTGCTTCGGTCCCGCCGATTTCATCGACCCGGAATATGCGGACCTGCTTGCCAAGGCTCTGGACAAGGGCGTGGAAGCGTGGCCGTTCGAGGCCGAGGTGAGCATGGACGGCATCCGGCTCGGACGCAGGCTTCCGGTGGCAATTTAG
- a CDS encoding HDOD domain-containing protein produces MAWRAIEEARPGMMLEGDLVTPQGRRLLRAGASLTGSSLAKAVAAGVTRVDVRDDAPDASPEALAAARDLARRRFLLTNHRHSAVREAARAFVQVAAARHRPEELREMTGAYEPDPDLKVEASGPLDGAALVQGEVRLASLPAIFFEISEALGDPRSSSSYMADIISKDVAISARLLRMVNTPFYGFPGRIDSLSRAVTIIGVEQLVSLAQGISVITAFEGIPEDLLDLKSFWLHSIMCGTLARLLASHHGIANDERFFVAGLLHDIGRLVVLRNLPERALEPLQACRVKPQSVTQAEMEFWGTTHSEIGADLMRAWKLPQFLEHLLRYHHSPSVSPVMLESAIVHAADFMANALGTGRSGDLYVPRLDKAAWELLSVTPERFRRLALEAENQSHQIMEAFFDEA; encoded by the coding sequence ATGGCATGGCGAGCGATTGAGGAAGCGCGACCGGGCATGATGCTCGAAGGCGATCTGGTAACCCCGCAGGGGCGACGGCTTCTTCGGGCCGGTGCATCGCTGACCGGTTCCAGCCTGGCCAAGGCCGTTGCCGCAGGTGTTACGAGGGTGGATGTGCGCGATGATGCGCCTGATGCGTCTCCCGAAGCCCTCGCCGCAGCTCGCGACCTCGCCCGGCGGCGATTCCTGCTGACCAATCATCGCCATTCCGCCGTGAGAGAGGCTGCCCGGGCATTCGTGCAGGTGGCTGCTGCCCGGCACCGTCCCGAAGAGTTGCGGGAAATGACCGGTGCCTACGAACCCGATCCGGATCTGAAGGTCGAAGCGTCCGGCCCTTTGGACGGTGCGGCGCTGGTGCAGGGCGAAGTCCGGCTTGCGAGCCTTCCGGCGATTTTCTTCGAGATAAGCGAAGCGCTCGGCGACCCGCGCAGTTCATCTTCTTACATGGCGGACATCATCAGCAAGGACGTGGCCATTTCCGCAAGGCTCCTGCGCATGGTCAATACGCCGTTCTATGGCTTTCCCGGCCGCATCGACTCCCTTTCGCGCGCGGTGACCATCATTGGAGTGGAGCAGCTGGTCAGTCTGGCGCAGGGCATTTCCGTCATCACCGCTTTTGAGGGCATTCCCGAAGACCTGCTGGACCTCAAGAGCTTCTGGCTGCACAGCATCATGTGCGGCACGCTGGCGCGATTGCTCGCCAGTCATCACGGCATTGCCAACGACGAACGGTTTTTCGTGGCGGGGCTGCTGCACGATATAGGCAGGCTGGTGGTGCTGCGCAACCTGCCCGAGCGGGCTCTGGAGCCGTTGCAGGCGTGCCGGGTCAAACCGCAGTCCGTGACGCAGGCGGAAATGGAGTTCTGGGGAACGACGCATTCGGAGATAGGGGCCGACCTGATGCGGGCATGGAAGCTGCCGCAATTCCTCGAACACCTGCTGCGGTATCACCACAGTCCGTCCGTTTCGCCGGTGATGCTGGAGTCGGCCATCGTTCATGCGGCGGATTTTATGGCCAACGCGCTGGGTACGGGCCGAAGCGGCGATCTTTACGTGCCACGGCTCGACAAGGCCGCGTGGGAACTGCTGAGCGTGACCCCCGAGCGCTTCAGGCGTTTGGCGCTGGAGGCCGAGAACCAGTCCCACCAGATCATGGAAGCATTTTTCGACGAAGCCTGA